In one Nicotiana tomentosiformis chromosome 6, ASM39032v3, whole genome shotgun sequence genomic region, the following are encoded:
- the LOC138893684 gene encoding uncharacterized protein: MANNDEIELVSDKPQGQLVDQESEEVRRWKQQLSDVYQAWVSGFKTPKFEKYDRHNDLIAHLKRYYNQLRGAGGKEESLMAYFMELLVGVASEWLIDQDISHWHVWDDMAHAFIKQFQYNIDIAMNRNSLSNMKKKSTESFREHAIKWREKTTRVKPPMDNHELIIIILEAQEPDYFQNMMSAMGRRFVEAIKIGEMVENGLKKG, from the exons ATGGCTAACAATGATGAAATCGAGTTGGTCAGTGATAAACCCCAGGGTCAGCTAGTTGATCAAGAGTCGGAGGAAGTAAGAAGATGGAAACAACAACTGTCTGATGTGTATCAGGCTTGGGTCTCCG ggttcaagaccccaaaatttgagaaatatgataGACACAATGACCTTATCGCCCACTTGAAAAGGTACTACAACCAGTTGAGAGGTGCAGGAGGAAAAGAAGAGTCGCTGATGGCTTATTTTATGGAACTCTTGGTGGgagtagcctctgaatggttaattgaccaagatatctcccACTGGCATGTTTGGGACGACATGGCACATGCCTtcatcaaacaatttcaatacaacattgatattgcgatgaatcgcaattccctgtccaatatgaagaaaaagtcgactgaaagctttagggagcatgcaatcaagtggagggagaaAACgactagagttaagccacccatggataaccacgagttgatcattATAATTCTGGAggctcaagagcctgattactttcaaaacatgatgtccgCGATGGGTAGACGTTTTGtagaagcgatcaaaataggagagaTGGTTGAAAATGGCCTCAAGAAAGGCTGA